The following are from one region of the Georgenia sp. M64 genome:
- a CDS encoding SUMF1/EgtB/PvdO family nonheme iron enzyme has translation MSYSFDPLVPRPIDAPTSVPLEGGADLTALDVAKIFAAPDDPADWPLWRARLTAWREDARQRHAYDGAAYDRSGARWAARCFTVAQVWLWDELLYSFDDHRFTPERFVDDARERFGGLDAVVLWHAYPVIGIDDRNQWDYYRDVPGLDRLVADLHAAGLKVFVDYNPWDTGTRRGGDDVTELAALVRDLPADGVFLDTLKKADPELVESLERARPGIVLEGESKLPVERIVDHNASWAQFFADSPVPGVLRAHWYERRHMQHHIRRWHRDHTEELQSAWLNGVGVMVWEVVFGVWVGWNPRDAATVRRTVTVQRAAADLLLEGEWTPLAEISPDAHDAGIYASTFARDGVTLWALVNRGDADWTGPLPADGIVVDLFRTDGGAVADTDTVTDRSTFNPVTVPARSIGAALAVAPGAREPDWLPGLRERLATMPFDDDGHFPHRLARRLSPVVADVPGSAPSPSVPPAPASLAARTDDVPADAVVVPAGEYVLTVRFRARETGMYQGAPYVDEWKPLVPRLHDARTLQRDGRLDHAVAVAASEVTNAQFAAFFAATGYTPAVAHRFLAHFDKGRPPAGREDEPVTFVDLDDARAYCAWRGGRLPTEDEWQLAGERGIRRGTPAVWSWTDSEHSDGRTRFAMLKGGSAHQCEGSEWYFDGGVRAADFTAKLLVPGLGLARSSSIGFRCAWTLEDQ, from the coding sequence GTGAGCTACAGCTTCGACCCCCTCGTCCCGCGCCCCATCGACGCCCCCACATCCGTCCCGCTCGAGGGTGGCGCCGACCTCACGGCACTCGACGTCGCCAAGATCTTCGCGGCGCCCGACGACCCCGCCGACTGGCCCCTGTGGCGGGCGCGCCTCACCGCCTGGCGTGAGGACGCCCGGCAGCGCCACGCCTACGACGGCGCCGCGTACGACCGGTCGGGCGCCCGATGGGCCGCGCGCTGCTTCACCGTGGCGCAGGTGTGGCTGTGGGACGAGCTGCTGTACTCCTTCGACGACCACCGCTTCACCCCCGAGCGTTTCGTCGACGACGCCCGGGAGCGGTTCGGCGGCCTCGACGCCGTCGTGCTCTGGCACGCCTACCCGGTCATCGGGATCGACGACCGCAACCAGTGGGACTACTACCGCGACGTCCCGGGGTTGGACCGGCTCGTGGCCGACCTGCACGCCGCGGGCCTGAAGGTCTTCGTCGACTACAACCCGTGGGACACCGGCACCCGACGCGGCGGCGACGACGTCACCGAGCTCGCCGCCCTCGTGCGGGACCTGCCGGCCGACGGTGTCTTCCTCGACACCCTCAAGAAGGCCGACCCGGAGCTCGTCGAGTCCCTCGAGCGCGCCCGCCCCGGCATCGTGCTGGAGGGCGAGTCCAAGCTGCCTGTCGAGCGGATCGTCGACCACAACGCGTCCTGGGCGCAGTTCTTCGCCGACAGCCCCGTGCCCGGCGTCCTGCGCGCCCACTGGTACGAGCGCCGCCACATGCAGCACCACATCCGTCGCTGGCACCGCGACCACACCGAGGAGCTGCAGTCCGCCTGGCTCAACGGCGTCGGGGTCATGGTGTGGGAGGTGGTGTTCGGCGTGTGGGTCGGGTGGAACCCCCGCGACGCTGCCACCGTGCGCCGCACGGTCACCGTGCAGCGCGCCGCCGCCGACCTGCTGCTCGAGGGCGAGTGGACCCCACTCGCCGAGATCTCACCCGACGCCCACGACGCGGGGATCTACGCCTCGACCTTCGCCCGCGACGGCGTGACGCTGTGGGCGCTGGTCAACCGCGGCGACGCCGACTGGACCGGCCCGCTGCCCGCCGACGGCATCGTGGTCGACCTGTTCAGGACCGACGGCGGCGCCGTGGCCGACACGGACACTGTCACCGACAGGAGCACCTTCAATCCCGTCACCGTCCCTGCCCGCTCGATCGGTGCCGCGCTCGCCGTCGCGCCCGGGGCCCGCGAGCCGGACTGGCTGCCCGGGCTCCGCGAGCGGCTCGCCACCATGCCGTTCGACGACGACGGCCACTTCCCGCACCGCCTCGCCCGCCGGCTGAGCCCGGTCGTCGCGGATGTTCCCGGCTCGGCTCCGAGCCCCTCGGTCCCGCCTGCCCCGGCCTCGCTCGCGGCTCGGACCGACGACGTGCCCGCGGACGCCGTCGTCGTCCCGGCAGGGGAGTACGTCCTCACCGTGCGATTCCGCGCCCGGGAGACCGGCATGTACCAGGGCGCGCCCTACGTCGACGAGTGGAAGCCGCTCGTCCCGCGCCTGCACGACGCCCGCACGCTCCAGCGCGACGGGCGGCTCGACCACGCCGTCGCCGTCGCCGCCTCCGAGGTCACCAACGCCCAGTTCGCCGCGTTCTTCGCCGCTACCGGCTACACACCCGCCGTCGCCCACCGCTTCCTCGCCCACTTCGACAAGGGCCGCCCGCCGGCCGGACGCGAGGACGAGCCGGTGACGTTCGTCGACCTCGACGACGCACGCGCCTACTGCGCCTGGCGCGGCGGGCGCCTGCCCACTGAGGACGAGTGGCAGCTCGCCGGCGAACGCGGCATCCGCCGCGGCACACCGGCGGTGTGGAGCTGGACCGACAGTGAGCACAGCGACGGCCGCACCCGCTTCGCGATGCTCAAGGGCGGCTCGGCGCATCAGTGCGAGGGCTCGGAGTGGTACTTCGACGGCGGCGTCCGCGCTGCTGACTTCACCGCCAAGCTCCTCGTCCCCGGCCTGGGCCTGGCCCGCAGCTCGAGCATCGGGTTCCGGTGCGCCTGGACCCTGGAGGACCAGTGA
- a CDS encoding ribokinase has protein sequence MTGTVVVVGSANVDLVVDVPRHPAPGETILGGNLRRTPGGKGANQAVAAARAGGADTWFLGALGRDEAADLLLDSLTGAGVRTDLVARTEEPTGTALIWITDDGENAIIVAPGANAEVTVDAAAAGRLAVADVVLAQLEIPLETVVASARARRGGARFVLNAAPSRDLPAHVWAEIDVLVVNEHEARDLAGPDPVGHHGNPGGLAAALLERVPAVVVTLGGDGALVAERGSEPETVTAPAVTAVDTTGAGDTFCGVLAAALADGASLADAARLAAAAGALAVTRPGAQNAVPTATETARLAREHA, from the coding sequence ATGACCGGCACCGTCGTCGTCGTCGGGAGCGCCAACGTCGACCTCGTCGTCGACGTCCCGCGGCACCCGGCACCGGGGGAGACGATCCTCGGCGGCAACCTCCGCCGCACGCCCGGCGGCAAGGGCGCCAACCAGGCGGTGGCCGCTGCGCGCGCCGGGGGCGCGGACACGTGGTTCCTCGGCGCCCTCGGGCGCGACGAGGCCGCGGACCTGCTCCTCGACTCGCTCACGGGCGCCGGCGTGCGCACCGACCTCGTCGCCCGCACCGAGGAGCCCACCGGCACTGCGCTCATCTGGATCACCGACGACGGCGAGAACGCCATCATCGTCGCGCCCGGCGCGAACGCCGAGGTGACGGTGGACGCCGCCGCCGCCGGCCGTCTCGCCGTTGCCGACGTCGTCCTCGCCCAGCTGGAGATACCGCTGGAGACCGTGGTCGCCTCGGCCCGCGCCCGCCGCGGCGGCGCGCGGTTCGTGCTCAACGCCGCCCCGTCCCGGGACCTGCCGGCCCACGTGTGGGCCGAGATCGACGTCCTCGTCGTCAACGAGCACGAGGCCCGCGACCTGGCCGGCCCTGACCCCGTCGGGCACCACGGGAATCCCGGCGGGCTGGCCGCCGCCCTCCTCGAGCGGGTCCCCGCCGTCGTGGTCACGCTCGGCGGCGACGGCGCCCTGGTCGCCGAGCGCGGCAGCGAGCCGGAGACCGTGACGGCCCCGGCCGTCACCGCCGTCGACACCACCGGCGCCGGCGACACCTTCTGCGGCGTGCTCGCCGCGGCCCTGGCCGACGGCGCCTCCCTCGCCGACGCCGCCCGGCTCGCCGCCGCCGCCGGGGCGCTCGCCGTCACCCGGCCCGGCGCCCAGAACGCCGTCCCCACCGCCACCGAGACCGCCCGGCTCGCGAGGGAGCACGCGTGA
- a CDS encoding ADP-ribosylglycohydrolase family protein yields MNDLLDKMTGAVVGAAVGDALGGATETYLPDEIRERWGGWVEGVVEPYHPDWRTRKPTAPFHKGDGHVTDDTLMNRMLVEVYCDKRDHLDAYDVAERLVPRLLTQKVWVPELETETVLLQRLALAEKYLSLRLHWAHADPREAGVGNAVNCGAAMYAAPIGLVNAADPDGAYAEAIEVAGAHQSSFGREAAGVMAAAAATAMVPGASAQDVVATALRLAQDGTRAAIEAVAEAAGRQDHWTDAIATGAVRDAVRPFDLVAEGYRDRGLAAHRPSRLHSIEELPVALGFLLIADGEWESTVLGAVNYGRDSDSIATMGGALAGALGGSAAVRADLAETVATASRMDLAAPARDLAAVTVEIRRRDAERRAGVERAFAGLLDDGGPAAAAAPSAPRATTGGGAG; encoded by the coding sequence ATGAACGACCTCCTGGACAAGATGACCGGGGCCGTGGTCGGCGCCGCCGTCGGCGACGCCCTCGGCGGCGCCACCGAGACGTACCTGCCGGACGAGATCCGCGAGCGGTGGGGCGGCTGGGTCGAGGGCGTGGTCGAGCCCTACCACCCGGACTGGCGCACCCGGAAGCCCACCGCGCCCTTCCACAAGGGCGACGGGCACGTCACCGACGACACCCTCATGAACCGGATGCTCGTCGAGGTCTACTGCGACAAGAGGGACCACCTCGACGCCTACGACGTCGCCGAGCGGCTCGTGCCCCGGCTGCTCACCCAGAAGGTGTGGGTGCCCGAGCTCGAGACGGAGACGGTGCTGCTCCAGCGCCTCGCCCTGGCGGAGAAGTACCTCTCCCTGCGGCTGCACTGGGCCCACGCCGACCCCCGCGAGGCCGGGGTCGGCAACGCGGTCAACTGCGGGGCGGCCATGTACGCCGCACCCATCGGCCTGGTCAACGCCGCCGATCCCGACGGCGCCTACGCCGAGGCCATCGAGGTGGCCGGGGCTCACCAGTCCTCCTTCGGCCGGGAGGCCGCCGGCGTCATGGCCGCTGCGGCCGCGACCGCGATGGTGCCCGGGGCGAGTGCGCAGGACGTCGTGGCGACGGCGCTGCGGCTGGCCCAGGACGGCACCCGGGCAGCGATCGAGGCGGTCGCCGAGGCCGCCGGCCGGCAGGACCACTGGACCGACGCGATCGCCACCGGGGCGGTGCGCGACGCCGTGCGCCCGTTCGACCTCGTCGCCGAGGGCTACCGGGACCGCGGCCTCGCCGCCCACCGGCCCAGCCGCCTCCACAGCATCGAGGAGCTGCCCGTGGCGCTGGGGTTCCTCCTCATCGCCGACGGCGAGTGGGAGTCCACGGTCCTCGGCGCGGTCAACTACGGCCGCGACTCCGACTCCATCGCCACGATGGGCGGGGCCCTCGCCGGGGCGCTCGGCGGTTCCGCGGCGGTCCGCGCCGACCTCGCCGAGACCGTGGCGACCGCGAGCCGGATGGACCTCGCCGCTCCCGCCCGTGACCTGGCCGCCGTCACGGTGGAGATCCGGCGCCGGGACGCCGAACGGCGTGCGGGTGTCGAGCGGGCCTTCGCCGGCCTCCTCGACGACGGCGGACCCGCAGCCGCCGCGGCACCCTCCGCACCGCGTGCGACGACGGGTGGGGGAGCCGGATGA
- a CDS encoding ADP-ribosylglycohydrolase family protein — protein MTTTERTRWTIAGMSAGDAIAWPSWWHRLGAFPPRRSVRLGEAVRHSHALGSTSLPTPYLQSSSPELIDPAGPADDVEWFVVALRHHLRQRLDGSPAGEGDGAWAQVAEQRRREPGTVRARLGTLMALENLAAGMSAPQTGNDNAHYFDDVACVRAVAAAVLRPGDPLGAADLAEDDARITHALDGVDGARGAAALLATLLAGGSTEDAIDAAVAELPAGGWCANVVTECLAVGPAAPWALAARLERDVVDHVYAFSNQAPETLGLLLAHLAAASSAEELLLGALAHPRHADALVPLAGAVAGAAFGDVTGGAPLPVLTGTSVRALAGLAVEDVLSEIVTAQRDRSSARTSEAAR, from the coding sequence ATGACGACGACGGAACGGACCCGGTGGACGATCGCCGGGATGAGCGCGGGGGACGCCATCGCGTGGCCGTCGTGGTGGCACCGCCTGGGGGCCTTCCCGCCCCGGCGCAGCGTCCGGCTCGGTGAGGCCGTGCGGCACAGCCACGCGCTCGGGTCGACGTCCCTGCCCACGCCCTACCTGCAGTCGTCCTCGCCCGAGCTCATCGACCCCGCCGGGCCCGCCGACGACGTCGAGTGGTTCGTCGTCGCGCTGCGCCACCACCTCCGGCAGCGCCTCGACGGCTCGCCCGCCGGCGAGGGGGACGGCGCCTGGGCGCAGGTGGCCGAGCAGCGCAGGCGTGAGCCCGGCACCGTCCGGGCCAGGCTCGGCACCCTCATGGCGCTGGAGAACCTCGCGGCCGGCATGTCCGCGCCCCAGACCGGGAACGACAACGCCCACTACTTCGACGACGTCGCCTGCGTGCGGGCCGTCGCCGCCGCCGTCCTGCGGCCGGGGGACCCCCTCGGCGCGGCCGACCTCGCCGAGGACGACGCCCGGATCACCCACGCCCTCGACGGCGTGGACGGCGCCCGCGGCGCCGCCGCGCTCCTGGCCACCCTCCTCGCGGGCGGCAGCACGGAGGACGCGATCGACGCCGCCGTCGCCGAGCTGCCGGCCGGCGGCTGGTGCGCCAACGTCGTCACCGAGTGCCTGGCCGTCGGACCGGCCGCGCCGTGGGCCCTCGCCGCCCGCCTCGAGCGCGACGTCGTCGACCACGTCTACGCCTTCTCCAACCAGGCCCCGGAGACCCTCGGGCTTCTCCTCGCCCACCTCGCCGCGGCGAGCAGCGCGGAGGAGCTCCTCCTCGGGGCCCTGGCCCACCCGCGCCACGCCGACGCCCTCGTCCCGCTGGCCGGGGCGGTCGCCGGCGCGGCCTTCGGGGACGTCACGGGCGGCGCCCCGCTGCCGGTGCTCACCGGCACGAGCGTGCGCGCCCTCGCCGGCCTCGCCGTCGAGGACGTCCTCAGCGAGATCGTCACCGCCCAGAGAGACCGGTCCTCGGCCCGCACCTCGGAGGCAGCACGATGA
- a CDS encoding ADP-ribosylglycohydrolase family protein, producing the protein MRSRARGCLAGLAVGDALGRPAEGMEPAEIVARWGRIEGYVADTPLGSDDTEYALLTAKALLRYRSGFTAETVADLWREEVCGQQGGFAGGGFSEMAAIRNLERGHRPPRSGQHAHAWSDGLAMRVAPIGIAAAGNPALAARLAAEDGAVSHAGEGIYAGQAVAAAVAAAMAGADVDGVVTAAVDAVPADSWTARCLAVARTVAASSPDWSVVAPAAVDRLAVRGYYWADLAPEAVGLAFTAVLAGGGDPRETILNAVNLGRDADTVAAMAGAVAGAMAGIAAMPEEWLPAVAVAPGVCLTATRGMHPMEIADQLCDLATELQGVS; encoded by the coding sequence ATGAGAAGCCGCGCCCGCGGCTGCCTCGCCGGCCTGGCGGTCGGCGACGCGCTCGGGCGGCCCGCGGAGGGCATGGAACCGGCGGAGATCGTCGCGCGGTGGGGCAGGATCGAGGGGTACGTCGCCGACACCCCGCTGGGCAGCGACGACACCGAGTACGCCCTCCTCACCGCCAAAGCGCTGCTGCGCTACCGCTCGGGCTTCACCGCCGAGACCGTCGCCGACCTGTGGCGCGAGGAGGTCTGCGGCCAGCAGGGCGGGTTCGCCGGCGGCGGGTTCAGCGAGATGGCCGCCATCCGCAACCTCGAGCGCGGCCACCGCCCGCCCCGGTCCGGGCAGCACGCCCACGCGTGGAGCGACGGCCTGGCCATGCGGGTCGCACCCATCGGCATCGCGGCCGCGGGCAACCCGGCCCTCGCCGCCCGGCTCGCGGCCGAGGACGGCGCCGTCTCCCACGCCGGGGAGGGCATCTACGCCGGGCAGGCGGTCGCCGCGGCCGTCGCCGCCGCGATGGCCGGGGCCGACGTCGACGGGGTCGTCACGGCCGCGGTCGACGCCGTCCCCGCCGACTCCTGGACGGCCCGGTGCCTCGCCGTCGCGCGGACCGTCGCCGCGTCGTCGCCGGACTGGTCGGTCGTGGCCCCGGCCGCGGTGGACCGGCTGGCCGTGCGCGGCTACTACTGGGCCGACCTCGCGCCCGAGGCGGTGGGCCTGGCCTTCACCGCCGTCCTCGCCGGCGGCGGGGACCCGCGCGAGACCATCCTCAACGCCGTCAACCTCGGCCGCGACGCCGACACCGTCGCGGCCATGGCCGGCGCCGTCGCGGGCGCCATGGCCGGGATCGCGGCCATGCCCGAGGAGTGGCTGCCCGCGGTCGCCGTGGCGCCGGGGGTGTGCCTGACCGCCACGCGCGGCATGCACCCGATGGAGATCGCCGACCAGCTGTGCGACCTCGCGACCGAGCTGCAGGGAGTGTCATGA
- a CDS encoding sugar ABC transporter substrate-binding protein produces the protein MSKRMSVAAAAVSASLVLAACGGGTGDQEGADQQTGSAEEPITLRFQSLAWQEASIEANQAIVEEWNEQNPDIQVEYVQGDWGSVHDQLLTSFEGGDPPDIIHYEAAAGQVFAEGGYYADLDPLLSDEFKAGIPESIWETVQVEGNGTVGAPFLLEARVPFANATMLEEAGIEIPTAENPWTWDDFQDAAEQLTSEGRYGVAWPLGSPANAMLNLSLGFGGDYVEGDGEDATISVGEPELEVPTRIHSMLYESETIDPDSVGVSTTDALPAFFGEETAMLFGAIWLRQQMVQQAPDDFEWVTLPPLEGSEGSAQSANPQTLSIAAQSENQEAAAQFIEFFLNDENMAELALGDWLVPTSEGALEVLSEETGGEQGWDIAVASMDSLMAAPWQQLAGFEEWRDRAATPAFQRYFAEEITAEELAQQLEEGGADIGR, from the coding sequence ATGAGCAAGCGCATGAGCGTCGCCGCCGCCGCGGTGAGTGCGTCACTCGTCCTCGCCGCCTGCGGCGGCGGGACCGGCGACCAGGAAGGCGCCGACCAGCAGACCGGCAGCGCGGAGGAACCGATCACCCTGAGGTTCCAGTCCCTCGCGTGGCAGGAGGCCTCCATCGAGGCGAACCAGGCCATCGTCGAGGAGTGGAACGAGCAGAACCCCGACATCCAGGTCGAGTACGTCCAGGGCGACTGGGGCTCGGTCCACGACCAGCTGCTCACCTCGTTCGAGGGCGGCGACCCGCCCGACATCATCCACTACGAGGCGGCCGCCGGGCAGGTCTTCGCCGAGGGCGGCTACTACGCCGACCTCGACCCCCTGCTCTCCGACGAGTTCAAGGCCGGCATCCCCGAGAGCATCTGGGAGACCGTCCAGGTCGAGGGCAACGGCACGGTCGGCGCCCCCTTCCTGCTCGAGGCGCGCGTCCCGTTCGCCAACGCCACGATGCTCGAGGAGGCCGGGATCGAGATCCCGACCGCCGAGAACCCGTGGACGTGGGACGACTTCCAGGACGCCGCCGAGCAGCTGACCTCCGAGGGGCGCTACGGCGTCGCGTGGCCGCTGGGCAGCCCCGCCAACGCCATGCTCAACCTCTCCCTGGGCTTCGGCGGCGACTACGTCGAGGGCGACGGCGAGGACGCCACCATCTCCGTCGGCGAGCCCGAGCTCGAGGTGCCCACCCGCATCCACTCCATGCTCTACGAGTCCGAGACGATCGACCCCGACTCCGTGGGCGTGAGCACCACCGACGCCCTCCCGGCGTTCTTCGGGGAGGAGACGGCGATGCTCTTCGGCGCGATCTGGCTGCGTCAGCAGATGGTCCAGCAGGCTCCCGACGACTTCGAGTGGGTCACCCTCCCGCCGCTGGAGGGCAGCGAGGGCAGCGCGCAGTCGGCCAACCCGCAGACACTGTCGATCGCGGCGCAGTCGGAGAACCAGGAGGCCGCCGCGCAGTTCATCGAGTTCTTCCTCAACGACGAGAACATGGCCGAGCTCGCGCTCGGCGACTGGCTCGTCCCCACCAGCGAGGGGGCGCTCGAGGTGCTCTCCGAGGAGACCGGCGGGGAGCAGGGCTGGGACATCGCCGTGGCGTCCATGGACTCGCTCATGGCCGCGCCGTGGCAGCAGCTCGCCGGCTTCGAGGAGTGGCGCGACCGCGCGGCCACCCCGGCCTTCCAGCGGTACTTCGCCGAGGAGATCACCGCCGAGGAGCTCGCGCAGCAGCTCGAGGAGGGCGGCGCCGACATCGGTCGGTGA
- a CDS encoding carbohydrate ABC transporter permease → MATTVVSTDTAPPTTAGRQSGTSPMDRLPRGVRPLQYVALGLYLLFLGFPLLWLLSTSFASPQDLVRLHPGLFPEQPTLDNFVTAFSEQALVRSIVNSLVVALASAVLTVLVALPASYAVVRLRSRMGKPILAWVLVSQLFPFILLVIPIFLLLRSAQLVDTRPGLVLIYVVWILPFALWMLQGYVRELPADIEEAAMVDGASRLRILRSIVFPLLLPGVVATTLFAFITAWNEFFFALVLIKSPELETLPLTLARFVGLEGVARLGPLAAGALVATIPGLVFFGFIQKGLIGGMTAGATKG, encoded by the coding sequence ATGGCCACGACCGTCGTGTCCACCGACACCGCGCCCCCCACGACCGCCGGGCGCCAGTCGGGGACCTCGCCGATGGACCGCCTCCCGCGCGGTGTGCGCCCGCTGCAGTACGTGGCGCTCGGCCTGTACCTGCTCTTCCTCGGCTTCCCGCTGCTGTGGCTGCTGTCGACGTCGTTCGCGTCGCCGCAGGACCTCGTCCGGCTCCACCCCGGGCTCTTCCCGGAGCAGCCGACGCTGGACAACTTCGTCACCGCGTTCAGCGAGCAGGCGCTCGTCCGGTCGATCGTCAACAGCCTCGTCGTCGCCCTCGCCAGCGCGGTGCTCACCGTGCTCGTGGCCCTCCCGGCGTCCTACGCCGTCGTCCGCCTGCGCTCACGCATGGGCAAGCCGATCCTCGCCTGGGTGCTCGTCAGCCAGCTGTTCCCCTTCATCCTCCTCGTCATCCCGATCTTCCTGCTGCTGCGCAGCGCGCAGCTCGTCGACACCCGCCCCGGCCTCGTCCTCATCTACGTGGTGTGGATCCTGCCGTTCGCGCTGTGGATGCTGCAGGGCTACGTCCGGGAGCTGCCCGCGGACATCGAGGAGGCCGCGATGGTCGACGGCGCGTCCCGGCTGCGGATCCTGCGCTCGATCGTCTTCCCGCTCCTGCTCCCCGGGGTCGTGGCGACCACCCTGTTCGCCTTCATCACCGCGTGGAACGAGTTCTTCTTCGCCCTCGTGCTCATCAAGAGCCCCGAGCTGGAGACCCTCCCGCTCACCCTCGCCCGGTTCGTCGGCCTCGAGGGCGTGGCCCGTCTCGGGCCGCTGGCCGCCGGTGCGCTCGTCGCCACCATCCCGGGCCTGGTCTTCTTCGGCTTCATCCAGAAGGGCCTCATCGGAGGCATGACCGCCGGCGCCACCAAGGGCTGA
- a CDS encoding sugar ABC transporter permease, with the protein MTAPATTRRKQQRGTSALWLLLPAVIPILALSVYPLLRGVYLGFTDAQAGLNAVYAFNGLENYRQMLDDSKFWSSFRIGFIWAFAVTGIQFVLALGLALLLNENLRGRWLARTLAVVPWAMPPVVVGIMWSLVYRPDAGLVNEILYRLGLEELGRNWLADFSTALPAVIVVGVWAGLPVTTVVLLAGLQGVPQEMHEAAAVDGASRWRRFLSITLPNMRGVIAAITTLNFIWNFNSFDLVYVLTRGGPGGRTLLPMLFAYEEAFRYGNYGYAAALGNVMVLIVLVVVLFYLRRRLREET; encoded by the coding sequence GTGACCGCACCCGCCACGACGCGGCGCAAGCAGCAGCGGGGCACCTCTGCCCTGTGGCTGCTCCTGCCGGCCGTCATCCCGATCCTCGCCCTGAGCGTCTACCCGCTCCTGCGCGGGGTCTACCTCGGGTTCACCGACGCCCAGGCCGGCCTCAACGCCGTCTACGCCTTCAACGGCCTGGAGAACTACCGCCAGATGCTCGACGACTCGAAGTTCTGGTCGTCCTTCCGCATCGGGTTCATCTGGGCGTTCGCGGTGACGGGCATCCAGTTCGTGCTGGCCCTCGGCCTGGCCCTGCTGCTCAACGAGAACCTGCGGGGACGATGGCTGGCCCGGACCCTGGCCGTCGTGCCGTGGGCGATGCCCCCGGTCGTCGTCGGCATCATGTGGTCCCTCGTCTACCGGCCCGACGCCGGACTGGTCAACGAGATCCTCTACCGGCTGGGGCTGGAGGAGCTGGGCCGGAACTGGCTGGCCGACTTCAGCACCGCCCTGCCCGCCGTCATCGTCGTCGGCGTGTGGGCGGGGCTGCCGGTCACCACCGTGGTCCTCCTCGCCGGCCTGCAGGGCGTGCCCCAGGAGATGCACGAGGCCGCCGCCGTGGACGGCGCGAGCCGGTGGCGGCGGTTCCTCTCGATCACGCTGCCCAACATGCGCGGCGTCATCGCGGCGATCACGACGCTGAACTTCATCTGGAACTTCAACTCGTTCGACCTCGTCTACGTCCTCACCCGGGGCGGGCCCGGCGGCCGGACGCTGCTGCCGATGCTCTTCGCCTACGAGGAGGCGTTCCGGTACGGCAACTACGGCTACGCCGCCGCGCTGGGCAACGTCATGGTCCTCATCGTGCTCGTCGTCGTCCTGTTCTACCTACGCCGCCGGCTCAGGGAGGAGACCTGA